A genomic stretch from Pseudomonadota bacterium includes:
- a CDS encoding secretin and TonB N-terminal domain-containing protein, producing MNRRTLSHPFLVLTILLIAGCATSTSSIDIQDDQAVRDEFRQTAKELKPSLTIAPGVQGTRRVVDGMKDDTARDKRYSFVARDLPIERACRLFGKTYGLNIVVDKDVTGTVSVDLTNLPFDEVMESLLGANGYYWERRGNIVYVKSWETRTFSIDYIRLVRSGSGSSQAQVSSSASSDDSGDENTAGTMTIQQSDKVDFWSELEEQLNRLVSEEGRLLVNRLAGTVQVTDQHQRVEEVATFIEQLNESIFRQVDIDVRLVEVTLSNDASLGIDWSRFVRNGDGEFVGGNLSTIILSAAGGQTALPPTVDLEYNNIENGLNTVSAVLQALEEQGDVSIVSQPHIRTLNNQSALIKVGTDRTFFRKEQLTDATSAGSQTFSTDVPQVVTEGIVLSITPQISRDGWVTLDVSPVVTRVSSVSEVLDDNGNVQSTAPNLDISQASSLVRARSGETVVIGGLIQNQQTETVRAVPGLGSLPVLGRLFQSRYTSDAKKELIMLVTPRLVAQ from the coding sequence ATGAATAGGCGGACACTCTCCCATCCCTTTTTGGTCCTGACGATACTGTTAATCGCAGGCTGCGCCACGTCGACCTCGTCGATCGACATACAGGACGATCAGGCGGTGCGCGACGAATTTCGTCAAACCGCAAAAGAACTAAAGCCGTCCTTGACCATCGCACCCGGTGTGCAGGGTACGCGTCGTGTGGTGGACGGCATGAAGGACGATACCGCGCGTGATAAACGATACAGTTTTGTCGCTCGCGACTTGCCCATTGAGCGTGCGTGTCGTCTGTTTGGTAAGACATACGGATTGAATATTGTGGTCGACAAAGACGTCACCGGCACGGTGAGTGTCGATTTGACGAATCTACCGTTTGATGAAGTCATGGAATCGTTGCTCGGTGCCAATGGCTACTACTGGGAACGCCGAGGCAATATCGTCTACGTCAAATCCTGGGAGACGCGCACATTCTCGATCGACTACATTCGGCTTGTGCGCAGTGGATCCGGTAGCAGTCAAGCCCAAGTGAGCTCCAGTGCATCCAGCGACGACAGCGGTGATGAAAACACGGCTGGCACAATGACGATCCAACAATCCGATAAAGTGGATTTTTGGTCGGAACTTGAAGAGCAGCTCAATCGGCTGGTGTCAGAAGAAGGCAGACTCCTTGTTAACCGTTTGGCTGGCACAGTCCAAGTGACCGATCAACATCAGCGGGTTGAGGAGGTGGCGACCTTTATCGAACAACTCAACGAGTCTATTTTTCGGCAAGTCGATATCGACGTGAGGCTCGTTGAGGTGACGCTCAGCAACGACGCGAGTTTGGGCATCGACTGGTCGCGTTTTGTACGCAACGGTGATGGCGAATTCGTGGGTGGCAATCTGTCGACCATTATTTTGAGTGCCGCCGGCGGACAGACGGCGCTTCCCCCGACCGTCGATCTTGAGTACAACAACATCGAGAATGGACTCAACACGGTTTCTGCCGTCTTGCAGGCGCTCGAGGAACAGGGCGATGTATCGATTGTGTCGCAGCCACATATCCGTACCCTCAACAATCAGTCGGCACTGATCAAAGTTGGCACGGATCGAACTTTTTTTCGAAAAGAACAGCTCACCGACGCGACGAGCGCAGGGTCTCAAACTTTTTCGACCGACGTGCCGCAGGTGGTCACCGAGGGCATCGTACTGTCAATCACACCTCAGATTTCGCGCGATGGCTGGGTAACGCTTGACGTGTCGCCGGTCGTAACGCGGGTATCGAGCGTGAGCGAGGTGCTGGACGACAACGGCAACGTACAGTCGACCGCCCCGAATCTGGATATCAGCCAGGCGTCATCGCTTGTGCGCGCACGCAGTGGCGAAACCGTGGTAATTGGCGGTTTGATACAGAATCAACAAACGGAAACCGTGCGGGCTGTCCCAGGTCTTGGCAGCTTGCCGGTATTGGGTCGACTATTTCAATCCCGATACACCAGTGACGCAAAAAAAGAACTCATCATGCTGGTGACCCCACGTCTCGTTGCGCAGTAA
- a CDS encoding ATPase, T2SS/T4P/T4SS family codes for MNATAETVSAPKANASKAPRKTLGAKLLAAGLINEAQLDLALREQRRSGRLLGEVLIELGFVSAEVITQTVASEAHTEVVDVRHAVIDEDVLALVSFETAKRFKLIPIEVKNGLLTAAVADAFDVVAIDHLERETGFAINVVTAPEGHILEAVARHYARGRSIEDTIDLIMRNGSLPDEEEASSESPLVRLVDQLIALGIKKSATDIHVEPDEKIVRVRMRIDGILRQEVLIPKAIQPSLTARIKLLANLDITEKRIPQDGRIRFLFGQNKVDLRVSTLPINAGESIVLRILDQTGVVLAMPALGFSEVDTQRVQKLVEQPYGMILVTGPTGSGKTTTLYTALGLIDANDRSVFTLEDPIEYSLNKIRQTQVKPEVGMDFASGLRALLRQDPDVILIGEIRDVETAQLAARAALTGHLVLSTLHTNDAVGVIPRLIDMGVDRYMLPPSLSAILAQRLVRRICPSCKTEVTDSDALIEKLDLQAHFDQSTTLYRGEGCPDCNHSGFKGRQVIYEILTVDERFHGPIIHGASSTEIAELARSTGMVSMFDDGILKAKAGTTTLEEVLRVVR; via the coding sequence ATGAATGCAACTGCAGAGACCGTTTCAGCGCCGAAGGCGAATGCGTCTAAGGCACCCCGCAAGACACTTGGGGCAAAGCTACTCGCCGCGGGACTGATTAATGAAGCGCAGCTGGACTTAGCGCTACGTGAACAACGCCGCAGTGGTCGACTGCTCGGTGAGGTTCTCATCGAGTTGGGTTTTGTCTCTGCGGAGGTCATCACGCAGACGGTCGCCAGTGAGGCACATACCGAAGTCGTGGATGTGCGTCATGCGGTGATCGATGAAGATGTCCTAGCGTTGGTGAGCTTCGAAACCGCCAAGCGGTTCAAACTCATTCCGATTGAAGTGAAAAATGGTCTGCTGACCGCGGCCGTGGCGGACGCGTTTGATGTGGTTGCCATCGACCATCTCGAGCGGGAAACCGGCTTCGCCATCAATGTGGTGACCGCGCCGGAGGGGCACATTCTCGAGGCGGTCGCGCGTCATTACGCGCGTGGCCGTTCCATTGAAGATACGATCGATCTCATCATGCGCAACGGATCGTTGCCCGATGAGGAAGAGGCGTCCAGTGAATCGCCGTTAGTGCGACTGGTTGATCAATTGATCGCACTCGGGATCAAAAAAAGCGCGACCGATATCCATGTCGAACCCGATGAGAAAATTGTTCGAGTTCGCATGCGCATTGACGGTATCTTGCGACAGGAAGTGCTGATTCCCAAAGCGATTCAGCCCTCGTTAACCGCACGGATTAAGCTGCTGGCCAATTTGGACATTACCGAGAAGCGCATTCCTCAAGATGGGCGAATCCGCTTTTTGTTTGGTCAGAATAAAGTCGATCTTAGGGTGTCGACGCTGCCGATCAATGCAGGAGAGAGCATTGTTCTGCGTATTCTCGATCAAACCGGTGTTGTGCTGGCCATGCCGGCGTTGGGATTCTCCGAGGTCGACACACAGCGGGTCCAAAAATTGGTGGAGCAGCCGTATGGCATGATCCTGGTGACCGGTCCGACCGGTAGTGGTAAGACGACCACGCTCTACACCGCACTCGGGCTTATCGATGCCAATGATCGCAGTGTGTTCACGCTGGAAGATCCGATTGAATATTCGCTTAATAAAATCCGTCAGACGCAGGTAAAGCCTGAAGTTGGGATGGACTTTGCAAGTGGTTTGCGCGCGTTGCTGCGACAGGATCCCGACGTCATTCTCATCGGCGAGATTCGCGATGTGGAAACGGCTCAGCTCGCGGCGCGAGCAGCGCTCACGGGGCACTTGGTGTTGTCGACTTTACATACGAATGATGCGGTCGGCGTGATTCCACGTCTGATCGATATGGGTGTCGATCGGTATATGTTGCCGCCGTCGCTGTCGGCGATTCTCGCCCAACGGCTGGTGAGACGCATTTGTCCGTCGTGTAAAACGGAAGTAACCGATAGCGACGCGCTCATCGAAAAGCTGGATTTGCAGGCCCACTTTGATCAGTCGACCACCTTGTATAGAGGCGAAGGTTGTCCAGACTGCAATCACAGCGGGTTTAAGGGGCGTCAGGTCATTTACGAAATACTGACGGTGGATGAGCGCTTCCATGGTCCTATTATTCATGGTGCATCCAGCACCGAAATTGCGGAGCTCGCGCGGTCAACTGGCATGGTCAGCATGTTCGATGACGGCATACTCAAAGCGAAAGCAGGGACCACCACGCTCGAAGAAGTGCTCAGAGTAGTGAGGTAG
- a CDS encoding type II secretion system F family protein translates to MPEYAYHAVDKLGRQADGTMVADTEQLLERRLREIGYWLIDAEVQVARKQTRRKKVPRQELIDFFNGATSLLKAGIPIADAIAAMAEETEQPVLRQILEDIGLNVQAGNDLSSSFRKFPKVFSEQVCNLVQAGEHGGNLVEVFTDISRHLAWVDRIIADVKQASIYPLMIIVAVAGLVGLMFVFVVPRFATIFAELELELPALTRGVVAIGLFAQQYWWAILLSLAALIIGIRQAARRVSAVARVIDRTKLSMPVFGSIQRLLVQSQFVHNLALMLKAGVPIVESLTLCKGLTNNSIMDTAISDAEIAVQRGNRVSDALRNHDIVSNLTLRMIIVGEDSGTLDEMLQQTADRFDEEIPRQIKRVFAIIEPMITLTLVAIVGLIAGAVFLPMFSLVQGIS, encoded by the coding sequence ATGCCGGAGTACGCCTATCACGCGGTGGATAAGCTTGGACGTCAAGCAGACGGCACAATGGTCGCCGATACCGAGCAGCTGCTGGAGCGCCGCTTACGCGAGATTGGCTATTGGCTGATCGATGCGGAGGTACAGGTAGCCCGCAAGCAGACCCGTCGTAAGAAGGTGCCGCGTCAAGAGTTGATTGACTTTTTCAATGGCGCGACATCACTGCTCAAGGCCGGTATTCCCATTGCCGATGCGATTGCCGCGATGGCCGAGGAAACAGAGCAACCTGTGCTGCGCCAGATTCTCGAGGACATTGGTCTGAACGTACAGGCTGGTAATGATCTTTCGTCCAGCTTTCGAAAGTTTCCAAAAGTGTTCTCTGAGCAGGTCTGTAACCTGGTCCAGGCCGGCGAACACGGTGGCAATCTTGTCGAGGTGTTTACCGATATTTCGCGTCACTTGGCGTGGGTCGACCGCATCATTGCCGATGTCAAGCAGGCCAGTATTTATCCACTGATGATTATCGTGGCCGTGGCCGGACTTGTGGGATTGATGTTCGTGTTTGTGGTGCCACGTTTTGCGACGATCTTTGCTGAATTGGAACTCGAACTGCCGGCGTTAACGCGAGGCGTTGTCGCAATCGGACTGTTCGCTCAACAGTACTGGTGGGCGATTTTGCTGTCGCTTGCGGCACTGATCATCGGTATTCGACAAGCGGCACGGCGTGTGTCCGCGGTGGCCCGAGTCATCGATCGAACTAAATTGTCGATGCCCGTATTTGGCAGCATCCAGCGGCTGCTAGTCCAGTCTCAGTTTGTGCATAACCTCGCACTGATGCTCAAAGCCGGCGTTCCGATTGTCGAATCGCTCACGCTGTGCAAAGGGCTGACCAACAACTCGATCATGGATACGGCAATTAGCGACGCTGAAATCGCCGTCCAGCGTGGCAATCGCGTCAGCGATGCACTGCGCAATCATGACATCGTTTCCAACTTGACGTTGCGCATGATCATCGTGGGCGAGGATTCCGGCACGTTGGATGAAATGCTGCAGCAGACGGCCGACCGGTTTGACGAGGAGATACCACGTCAAATTAAGCGCGTGTTTGCCATCATCGAACCGATGATCACGCTGACCTTAGTGGCAATCGTCGGCCTGATCGCCGGCGCGGTCTTCTTGCCAATGTTCTCACTTGTACAGGGAATCTCATGA
- a CDS encoding alpha/beta hydrolase, translating to MNPPRGADLDSLQTLSIEHLRQRTYGSLIQVVESRDIELGRSFVAAYHSDGLRVYTRIDVPVTPPPPEGYPVVVFAHGWRGIDAAPSLDFYYASDTYYYATINAFRDAGFVVFVPGYRGHGTVAGELAEGLDYLAAWDTGTYLTPVFYAIDLLNLLDGLASVEVASLNLKRVNMVGHSQGGDATLFALAIAGEGSAVSQTVHAASIWAGTIAPRFTQLVSIAPMQQSAQAFLSGDGTWTGTAFGSDGEQNADFIFAWPSDEIESLDAQQWTWQHEQYGDRTVHDVLVAKTTVMYQALNRHVHDRHTDYAFSVEHGDAMKTRIVHDPRVINAYDRIEVFDRAEWLTEPLNLHFSDRDFYSPPDWNNALCQRLAQAGNRCEGFEYPYNTHILGVSPHSFFSPAGSREGHQQAVERDVALFR from the coding sequence GTGAATCCACCACGGGGCGCTGACCTCGATTCACTGCAAACGCTGTCCATCGAACACCTTCGTCAACGCACGTACGGTTCGTTAATCCAGGTGGTCGAGTCACGAGATATCGAACTGGGCCGTTCGTTTGTGGCGGCGTATCACTCCGATGGGCTTAGAGTGTACACCCGCATTGATGTACCGGTAACGCCGCCTCCGCCGGAGGGTTACCCGGTGGTGGTGTTTGCGCACGGATGGCGAGGCATCGATGCGGCGCCTTCGCTGGATTTTTACTATGCATCGGACACCTACTACTACGCGACCATCAACGCGTTTCGTGACGCGGGTTTTGTTGTGTTTGTGCCCGGCTACCGTGGCCACGGCACGGTAGCCGGGGAGTTAGCCGAAGGCTTAGACTACTTAGCCGCATGGGACACCGGTACCTATCTCACGCCGGTGTTCTACGCGATTGACTTGCTCAATTTGCTCGATGGTTTAGCGTCGGTTGAGGTGGCATCGCTGAATCTTAAGCGCGTGAACATGGTTGGACACTCACAGGGCGGCGATGCCACGCTGTTTGCGCTCGCCATTGCGGGCGAGGGCTCGGCCGTCTCGCAAACAGTGCACGCGGCGTCGATTTGGGCCGGTACGATCGCGCCGCGTTTCACACAGCTTGTTTCTATTGCGCCGATGCAGCAGAGCGCACAGGCGTTTCTGTCAGGCGACGGTACCTGGACGGGCACCGCTTTTGGAAGCGATGGCGAACAAAACGCCGATTTCATTTTTGCTTGGCCGTCCGATGAAATTGAGTCGCTCGACGCGCAGCAATGGACGTGGCAACACGAGCAGTACGGGGATAGAACGGTCCACGATGTGCTGGTTGCTAAGACAACCGTCATGTATCAAGCGCTTAATCGTCACGTGCATGATCGACACACGGACTATGCGTTTTCTGTGGAACATGGCGACGCGATGAAAACGCGTATTGTGCACGATCCGCGCGTCATCAACGCGTATGATCGAATTGAAGTGTTCGATCGTGCCGAGTGGCTAACCGAACCACTCAATCTTCATTTTTCCGACCGCGACTTCTATTCTCCGCCGGATTGGAATAACGCGCTGTGTCAGCGACTCGCTCAAGCTGGCAATCGCTGTGAGGGGTTTGAGTATCCGTACAACACGCACATTCTTGGTGTGAGTCCTCACAGTTTCTTTTCGCCGGCCGGCAGCCGCGAAGGCCACCAGCAAGCCGTGGAACGAGACGTCGCGCTTTTTCGCTAA
- a CDS encoding SDR family NAD(P)-dependent oxidoreductase: protein MVTLENKTVLVTGAGRGLGKAIAQRFHDLGAHVIAVARTQAELDTVFNHTHHCETWCEDVTADAFLARIEQLSSLDVLVNNAGSNRPEPFAQVSDANLDFVLDLNVRTVFRVARSAVRVMKRHGGGAIIHMSSQMGRVGSPERTVYCMTKHAVEGLTKAMAVELGSDNIRVNAVAPTFIETPLTQPMLDKPEFKAFVDRMIPLGRIGQPEDVADAVVYLATASMVTGTSLLVDGGWTAH from the coding sequence ATCGTGACGCTCGAAAACAAGACTGTTCTGGTCACCGGCGCCGGTCGAGGTCTCGGCAAGGCCATCGCACAACGTTTTCATGACCTCGGTGCGCACGTGATTGCCGTCGCACGAACCCAAGCGGAGCTCGATACCGTATTTAATCACACCCATCACTGCGAAACGTGGTGCGAAGATGTGACGGCAGACGCCTTTCTTGCGCGTATCGAACAGCTCTCGTCACTGGATGTACTGGTGAATAACGCCGGCTCTAACCGCCCCGAGCCGTTCGCTCAGGTGAGCGACGCGAACCTCGACTTTGTGTTGGATTTAAATGTGCGCACGGTGTTTCGTGTCGCGCGGTCAGCCGTGCGGGTAATGAAACGCCATGGAGGCGGCGCGATCATTCACATGTCCTCCCAAATGGGCCGGGTCGGCTCGCCAGAACGCACCGTCTACTGTATGACCAAACACGCGGTCGAAGGGTTAACCAAAGCGATGGCCGTGGAATTGGGTTCGGACAACATCCGCGTCAATGCCGTCGCCCCGACCTTTATCGAAACACCACTCACCCAACCCATGCTGGACAAGCCCGAATTCAAAGCGTTTGTGGATCGCATGATTCCGTTGGGTCGCATCGGTCAGCCCGAGGACGTGGCAGACGCGGTCGTGTATTTAGCGACGGCGAGCATGGTGACCGGAACCAGCCTCTTGGTCGACGGCGGCTGGACAGCCCATTAG
- a CDS encoding prepilin-type N-terminal cleavage/methylation domain-containing protein gives MKNRQLGFTLMEMIGVVAVIAILASMATPMIFDSMRNAKVTAFVEDVNVMRTAVARYYEDTGLFPVHIPTDQRDGRRMLMSNSSSNPVGGWDGPYIEKEFDNPFRDGGFRSVISTANANYQFDLDGDGNVDTAGVAVLRVDNVSATEARMISDLLDNDGDVDSGTAAWNRAGRVKRLGANGNSNSSLIIYLTRN, from the coding sequence ATGAAAAACAGACAATTAGGTTTCACGCTCATGGAGATGATTGGCGTGGTTGCCGTTATTGCCATTTTGGCCTCAATGGCAACCCCGATGATTTTCGATTCAATGCGGAATGCGAAAGTTACGGCGTTTGTGGAAGACGTTAACGTGATGCGCACAGCGGTCGCGCGTTACTATGAGGATACAGGTCTCTTTCCTGTGCACATTCCGACCGACCAACGCGATGGCCGTCGCATGCTGATGTCCAATTCTTCATCGAACCCGGTGGGTGGCTGGGACGGTCCGTATATCGAGAAGGAGTTCGACAATCCGTTTCGCGACGGCGGCTTCCGCTCGGTGATTTCTACCGCAAACGCGAATTACCAGTTTGATCTAGACGGTGATGGCAATGTCGATACCGCGGGTGTCGCGGTGCTTCGCGTCGATAACGTGAGCGCAACGGAAGCGCGCATGATCAGTGATCTGCTGGATAATGACGGTGATGTCGATAGCGGAACGGCGGCATGGAATCGGGCCGGTCGCGTTAAGCGGCTGGGTGCGAACGGTAATAGCAACTCCAGTTTGATTATTTACCTAACTCGAAATTAA